The Panacibacter microcysteis DNA window AGATGGCGGTAAGTTTAAACAAATGCTGCACCGGCTGAACAAAATGCATACACAGTAAAAAGGCCGCCGACACAGCAAATACAGGCAATGCAAGGTTATTGGCATAGCGGCTGGTAACGATAATGCTTTGGGTAAAAGACCTGTTCCCGAAAGTAAGCAGCAGGTTACTGATAACGAGTGTGGTAAAAACCATGGTACGCGTATATTCCAGCGTTTCGCCACGGTGCATGGCAAAATAGTACACACACAATGCACCGGCAGCAATTACCAGGCCCTGCAATACACTTACCATTAATTCTGCACCGTTAAAAAGCCTGTTACTTTTTGCACGGGGTGGCTGCTGCATAATGTTTGCTTCTACCGGTTCACGCTCAAAAAAGATAGAGCAGGTTGGGCCCATAATGAGCTCCATAAAAATTACATGGATGGGCGTAAATATGTTTGGATACTGCCAGCCAAACACCACGGGCAAAGATGCGGTAAGTATTATGGGTACATGAATGGAGATAATATAGCGCACAGCCTTCCTGAGGTTATTGAAGATCTTACGGCCTTCTTTTATTGCGAACGTAATTTTTTCCAGGTTATCATCTGTAAGAATAAGATCGGCTGCCTCTTTTGCAAGCTCGGTTCCTTTTTTGCCCATGGCAATGCCAATGTTTGATGAACGCAGCGCCGGTCCATCGTTTACGCCGTCGCCGGTCATGGCCACAATATCTCCGTTTGCCTTTAAAGCATTCACCACTTTTAATTTGGCTTCAGGAAACATGCGTGCAAATACCTGCACATCTTTAATTTTTTCACGCAATACATACTCTTCCATATCCTGCACCAGTGCACCGGTAAGAAAAGTATGTGTGCCATTGATGCCAACCTGCTGCGCAATATTCATGGCAGTTTCGGGGTAGTCGCCGGTAATCAGTTTTACCTGAATACCAGCCTGGTAAAACTGCTGCAAAATAGCCGCGGCGTTTTGCTTTGGTGGATCAAATAACGCAATAAGGCCCTCGAATTGCCAGTCAAAATCATCCTGCCGCAAAGGCATTGGCGCATCGTTGTTATACACAGCGCTGGCCACACCAATTACACGGTATCCTTGTAACGCCAACGCCTTTACTTTACCCAGTATAGCAGATTGCTCTGCTATGGTAAGTTTACAGGCATTCACAATTCGTTCTGCAGCGCCTTTACCCGCCACCATTTTTGCCTGCCCGTTTGCGTATACATGTGTCATCATTGGTGGCTGTCCTTCCAGCGGAAATTCATTTACCATGTTCATTGCCGCTGCATCCTGTTCGCTGCCGGCCATTGCATAAGCCTGCCAGATAGCTTGCTCCATTGCATCGAAAGGGTCCTTTTCACTTGCCAGTGCACCATACAATAAAATATTTTTACCGTTGGCAGTGCCTTCGCCAAACGCTATATCTGTTGCGGTTTTATAATCGTACAATACTTTTACCTGCATCCTGTTTTCTGTAAGTGTACCTGTTTTATCAAAGCACAACACGGTTACGGCACCCAGGTTTTCCACTACTGCAGGCTGGCGGGAAATAATGCCCAGCTTACTCATTTTAAAAGCACCCAGCGCCATAAAAGAAGAAAATGCTACAGGAATTTCTTCGGGCAATGCAGACATGGCAAGTGTTAACGCAAACAACAGGCTTGCAGTCCACTCCCGGTAATGCAGGTAATTAACAAGAAAAATAATGGCGAATGCAATAAGCCCGAAAAAAGCAAGTCTTTTTACAAATGTATTGATCTGTTGTTGCAGCAATGTTTTGGGCGGCGCATATTCAGCTATCATTTTACCCAGTTTGCCAAGTGCGGTATTGTTGCCAGTAGCGGTAACAACAGCAACACACTTACCGCTATTGATTGTAGTGCCCTGAAACAGGCTATCCTCATCGCTGCCAGGCGTTTTGGTTACCGGTACCGATTCGCCGGTAAGCACAGATTCGTTTACACTAAGGTCATTCTGCTCCACCACTCTTGCGTCGGCCG harbors:
- a CDS encoding cation-translocating P-type ATPase encodes the protein MAEQTLATNQLQGLNTADIANLQKKHGKNVFKKDGSYNFLRIVVETVKEPMFILLAVACFLYFLLGEISEGIMMLVAISIVSAISLYQEVKSSKALEALKSFAEPLVEVIRSGKQETIAAEELVPGDVMLLAEGMNVPADARVVEQNDLSVNESVLTGESVPVTKTPGSDEDSLFQGTTINSGKCVAVVTATGNNTALGKLGKMIAEYAPPKTLLQQQINTFVKRLAFFGLIAFAIIFLVNYLHYREWTASLLFALTLAMSALPEEIPVAFSSFMALGAFKMSKLGIISRQPAVVENLGAVTVLCFDKTGTLTENRMQVKVLYDYKTATDIAFGEGTANGKNILLYGALASEKDPFDAMEQAIWQAYAMAGSEQDAAAMNMVNEFPLEGQPPMMTHVYANGQAKMVAGKGAAERIVNACKLTIAEQSAILGKVKALALQGYRVIGVASAVYNNDAPMPLRQDDFDWQFEGLIALFDPPKQNAAAILQQFYQAGIQVKLITGDYPETAMNIAQQVGINGTHTFLTGALVQDMEEYVLREKIKDVQVFARMFPEAKLKVVNALKANGDIVAMTGDGVNDGPALRSSNIGIAMGKKGTELAKEAADLILTDDNLEKITFAIKEGRKIFNNLRKAVRYIISIHVPIILTASLPVVFGWQYPNIFTPIHVIFMELIMGPTCSIFFEREPVEANIMQQPPRAKSNRLFNGAELMVSVLQGLVIAAGALCVYYFAMHRGETLEYTRTMVFTTLVISNLLLTFGNRSFTQSIIVTSRYANNLALPVFAVSAAFLLCMHFVQPVQHLFKLTAISGTAFFTCLLVAVVAVLWFEVYKYFTGTKK